In the Sarcophilus harrisii chromosome 1, mSarHar1.11, whole genome shotgun sequence genome, one interval contains:
- the ITGAX gene encoding integrin alpha-X produces the protein MDSAALLLLMVLASSHGFNLDTDYPTIFQSDGAEFGHTVVLYEGSRLVVGAPLVKTSPNQRGQLYNCEYGIRKCEAIPMQIPQEAVNMSLGLSLTAGTNPSQILACGPTVHQACGVNTYMKGFCFLLNSNLQQRQNFPTALQECPQQDSDIAFLIDGSGSISSSDFEKMKNFVKAVMSQFERPNTQFSLMQFSSTFWPHFTFNKFKTSREPGKLVDEISQLSGVTKTASGIRKVVKELFHKSNGAREDATKILIVITDGEKYGDSLEYRDVIPEAEKAGIIRYAIGVGEAFDRTFSKQELNEIASNPSKDHVFWVENFGALNNIQKQLKEKIFAIEGTKSRDSIAFQDEMSQEGFSAALISEGPVLGAVGTFDWSGGAFMYSLTGSAIFIKIASTDKNMNDAYLGYSTEAFIWNGVQSLVLGAPRYQHIGKVVIFVNLQRTWVQKTEVKGTQIGSYFGATLCPVDLNGDRNTDLILIGAPHYYEQSHGGQVSVCSLSWQKTKLQCNSILHGQQGHPLGRFGAALAVLGDINGDKLTDVAVGAPGEDENHGAIYVFHGMAESSFNPSYTQRISGSLLSPTIQYFGQSLSGGQDITQDGLMDVAVGAQGQVLLFRTQPVLKVKMSIQFLPAQLSRSVFECQAQEVTNKEAGSSRICLTISKSIRDRLTDIQSSVSYDLALDPGRLKPRAIFDEKKKRTLNRVKILGLGNHCETVKLLLPECVEDSVTPIILRLNFSLVGQPIPSSGNLRPVLAKDSQKIFTAALPFEKNCGDDHICKDDLSVTMSVSGLQTLLVGYYLELDIEVTVRNQGEDSYRTMVTFTYPPGLSYRRVSVTQNSMHQLHSPRLVCETAAVSEMENLRSSSCSINHPIFRMRATVTFIVTFDVSPTANLGDQMIIKATVSSENNIPMTDKNIFQLKLPVKYAIYTVINSIEDSTKYLNFSVAEKHQINMTEHKYRVNNLGQRALPIHIDFWVPTELNQVSVWNLTDIIHPQDSSIQCSTERKQPLHSDFLTHMQKSAVLNCSIAVCLKIGCDIPTINTQEELDFIIKGNFSFGWVSQTLQKKLSFMNSAEIIFSELEYSQLPGQEAFLRTQIETVVEQYEIHNPIPLILGSSVGGLLLLALITTGLYKLGFFKRQYKNMMEDTGEGLALKDEESQVPGS, from the exons TTTTGGCCTCTTCTCATGGATTCAACCTGGATACAGACTATCCCACAATATTTCAGTCAGATGGAGCTGAATTTGGGCACACTGTCGTCCTGTATGAGGGTTCTCG CCTGGTGGTAGGAGCCCCCTTGGTGAAGACATCCCCTAACCAAAGAGGGCAACTCTACAACTGTGAATATGGCATTAGGAAGTGTGAGGCCATCCCCATGCAGA TCCCTCAAGAGGCAGTGAACATGTCCCTGGGGCTCTCTCTGACAGCTGGAACAAACCCTTCACAGATTCTG GCCTGTGGACCCACAGTACATCAAGCCTGCGGGGTGAATACTTATATGAAAGGGTTCTGCTTtttgttgaattcaaatctgcaGCAACGCCAGAATTTCCCAACAGCCCTACAAG agtgCCCCCAACAAGATTCTGATATTGCTTTCCTGATAGATGGTTCTGGCAGCATTTCTTCCTCCGACTTcgagaaaatgaaaaactttgtAAAAGCTGTGATGAGCCAGTTTGAAAGACCTAACACACAG TTTTCCCTGATGCAGTTTTCCTCCACATTTTGGCCTCATTTCACCTTTAACAAATTCAAGACAAGTCGTGAACCTGGAAAACTGGTGGATGAGATTTCTCAACTGTCTGGAGTGACAAAAACTGCCTCAGGCATCAGAAAAGTAGT AAAAGAACTCTTTCACAAATCAAATGGAGCACGAGAAGATGCCACTAAGATCCTCATTGTCATCACAGATGGGGAAAAATATGGAGACTCACTGGAATACAGAGATGTCATTCCTGAGGCAGAGAAAGCAGGAATAATCCGATATGCAATTGGG GTGGGAGAAGCTTTTGACCGTACATTCTCCAAACAAGAACTAAATGAAATAGCATCAAACCCTTCCAAGGATCATGTATTCTGGGTTGAAAACTTTGGAGCACTCAACAATATCCAAAAACAGCTGAAAGAGAAGATCTTTGCCATTGAAG GTACCAAGTCTAGAGACAGTATTGCCTTCCAGGATGAAATGTCACAAGAGGGCTTCAGTGCTGCACTTATATCT GAAGGGCCTGTACTTGGTGCTGTGGGGACCTTTGACTGGTCAGGTGGTGCCTTCATGTACTCCCTAACTGGAAGTGCCATCTTTATTAAGATAGCCAGTACAGATAAGAACATGAATGATGCTTACCTGG GTTATTCCACTGAGGCATTCATTTGGAATGGGGTTCAAAGTCTTGTTCTGGGAGCCCCTCGTTACCAGCACATTGGGAAGGTTGTGATCTTTGTGAATCTTCAAAGAACCTGGGTACAGAAGACTGAGGTCAAAGGCACACAG ATTGGCTCCTATTTTGGGGCAACACTCTGCCCTGTGGATCTTAACGGAGATAGAAACACTGACCTAATCCTCATTGGAGCTCCTCATTACTATGAACAGAGCCATGGAGGCCAGGTGTCTGTCTGTTCATTATCTTGGCAG aaAACCAAATTGCAGTGTAATAGCATTCTTCATGGGCAGCAAGGACACCCCTTGGGCCGTTTTGGGGCAGCTTTGGCTGTTCTAGGGGACATAAATGGAGATAAGCTAACAGATGTGGCTGTGGGAGCCCCAGGGGAGGATGAAAACCATGGAGCCATTTATGTGTTTCATGGAATGGCTGAATCTAGCTTCAACCCTTCTTATACCCAG AGAATCAGTggctcccttctttcccccacaaTCCAATATTTTGGCCAGTCACTGAGTGGAGGACAAGACATCACCCAGGATGGTCTCATGGATGTGGCAGTGGGAGCTCAAGGACAGGTATTGCTTTTCAG GACACAGCCAGTGCTGAAAGTTAAAATGTCTATCCAGTTTTTGCCAGCGCAATTGTCAAGATCTGTGTTTGAGTGCCAGGCACAGGAAGTCACCAACAAGGAAGCAGGGAGCTCTAGGATCTGCCTTACTATCTCCAAAAGTATTCGAGACAGGTTAA CTGACATCCAAAGTTCTGTGAGTTATGACCTGGCACTGGATCCTGGACGCCTGAAACCTCGTGCCAtctttgatgagaaaaaaaaacggACCCTAAATCGCGTTAAAATCCTGGGACTGGGGAATCACTGTGAAACTGTGAAGCTGCTGTTGCCA GAATGTGTGGAGGATTCAGTGACTCCCATAATTCTGCGCCTCAACTTCAGTCTGGTGGGACAGCCCATCCCTTCTTCTGGGAACCTCCGGCCTGTGCTTGCTAAGGACTCTCAGAAAATCTTCACAGCAGCT CTCCCTTTTGAAAAGAATTGTGGTGATGATCATATCTGTAAAGATGATCTCAGTGTCACTATGAGTGTCTCCGG gCTGCAGACCTTGTTGGTAGGATACTATCTCGAGCTGGATATTGAAGTGACAGTGAGGAACCAGGGTGAAGACTCTTACAGAACCATGGTCACCTTCACATATCCCCCAGGATTGTCCTATCGTCGAGTGTCAGTGACCCAG AATTCAATGCATCAGCTGCATTCCCCACGTCTAGTTTGTGAAACAGCAGCCGTGTCGGAGATGGAGAATTTAAGAAGCAGTAGCTGTAGCATCAACCACCCGATCTTCCGAATGAGAGCTACG GTAACTTTCATAGTGACATTTGATGTGTCTCCTACAGCCAACCTTGGAGACCAGATGATCATCAAAGCCACTGTGAGCAG tgagaACAACATACCAATGACTGATAAAAACATCTTCCAACTGAAACTACCAGTGAAATATGCCATCTACACAGTGATCAACAG CATTGAAGACTCCACCAAGTATCTCAACTTCTCAGTTGCAGAAAAGCATCAAATTAACATGACAGAGCACAAATACCGA GTAAATAACCTGGGACAGAGGGCTTTACCTATTCACATAGACTTCTGGGTCCCCACGGAATTGAACCAGGTGTCTGTGTGGAATCTGACAGACATCATTCACCCCCAG gACTCATCAATTCAGTGTTCCACAGAAAGAAAACAACCCCTTCACTCTGACTTCCTGACCCACATGCAGAAGAGCGCAGTGCTG aaTTGCTCCATTGCTGTCTGCTTGAAAATTGGCTGTGATATCCCCACCATCAACACCCAAGAGGAGCTCGACTTCATCATTAAAGGCAATTTCAGCTTTGGCTGGGTTAGCCAG ACTCTACAGAAGAAGCTGTCGTTCATGAATTCAGCTGAAATCATTTTTAGTGAATTGGAGTATTCCCAGCTTCCAGGACAAGAGGCCTTTTTAAGAACCCAG ATAGAGACAGTGGTGGAACAGTATGAGATCCATAATCCCATCCCCCTCATCTTGGGCAGCAGTGTGGGAGGACTCTTGCTACTGGCACTCATTACGACTGGATTGTATAAG CTTGGTTTCTTCAAACGTCAGTATAAGAACATGATGGAAGATACAGGTGAAGGGCTTGCTCTGAAAGACGAAGAGTCCCAGGTCCCTGGCTCCTGA